From the Penaeus vannamei isolate JL-2024 unplaced genomic scaffold, ASM4276789v1 unanchor420, whole genome shotgun sequence genome, the window TCAAAGTCCGCCATCTATAGTGCTCGGTCCGCGTCCGTGTGCGGCTTATGACATGACACATGGCATGACAGATAGAATGACATGGTGGTGACGTTAATTCTGTAcgttgggggtgagggtgtgttattgggggagagagatagagagagagagagagagagagagggagagagagagagagagagagagagagagagagagagagagagagagagagagagagagagagagagggagagagagagagagagagagggagggagggaggaggggagggaggagggagagaggagagagggagagggagagagagatagatagatagagagagagagagagagagagagagagagagagagagagagagagagagagagagagagagaagagggagagagaaagaactagaaagagaaagaaacaaaaagagagatgaattgataggtagatagatagaaagagaaagaatgtttatgtgtgcacgtgtgcatgtgtgtgtgtgtgtagagagcaTCTATAAGGTATGGTTTTCATGAAAATATGACAGGTTTGAGGCGTCTACACGTACagtaaaaaactagaaaaaaacatgattaatagctaattgatagataaatatcagataaaataatgataataataataataataataataataataataataaaaataatcccagataaaaaaaaacactgacacaCAACTAATCCTATAAGCAACTAACcaagcaacaaacacaaaaacacaaagaaaacacgcacaaacaaaacccacaaacacaccacacaaacacaaacaaaacaaacacagacaaaagccacaaacgcacaaacagacaaacaaaaccagcaaaaaacataaacacaaacaaaccccacaaaacaaacatacaaacaaaccccacaaacaaacaaaataaacctaaacacaaacaaaagccacAACCACAAACCCACAAAACCTACAAACAGACAAGTAAAacttacagacaaacaaaacaaacacacaaacaaaagccacaaacacacaaacaaaagatacccacaaacacaaaacacaccaccAAAGCCCCGCTAATGCATCtatacaatcataatgatataataacccCTTTCCTTCATTTGTTTTATGGTCTGCTGGGGGTTTAAAACTCATCTGGCAAAAGACCGACCATTATGCTTTATGACATCAAAGATGCATGAGATATGGGCCGTTCCATTAGGCGCATACAGTAATTTGcatgacttttttctctctttttttttggtacgattctgtgtttgtttgtttgtgcgtgtgagagggagtgtgagagtgtgtgtgtgtttgtgtgtgtgtatatgtgtgtgtgtttgtgtgagagagtgtgagtgtttgtttgtctttcgccttggtgattgtttgtgtgccgctgtttgtttgtttgttggttattcaattgtttgtatgtttatttgaaaattgtttctttgtttctttatgtctGATTAATTattatctctcctctccatttctcttttatttgtttgttttcaaagcttttcttgtctttatatctatccagCTATTTGCTTGTCCATCTATTCTACTATCTATGTtagtttttctatctctttctctctccatttgtctatcgtctattcatctgtctcttttcctctctccctctctctcttctctccctttccgctccctcccctcactctctctcctctctccaccctctcttctctctctctctcctcccccctctctcactcactatccttTTACCCACTCCGTCAATAAACCATCCGTAAAGCAAACCAACAGACTACCCATTAAATCATTAAACTGCCTACAAAGCCAACCGATAAACCATCCGTCAAACCACCAATAAACCACTCATTAAACCAACTGATAAACCGCCCTTTAAACCACCCATTAGATTGATAAACCACCCGCAAGGTCAACCACGGAACCACTCAGTAAACTACATATCAAAGACCCATAGAATTTATAAACCACccattaaaaacaataaataataaaccacCCATTAAATCAATAACCTGCAGAATAAACCGGCCATTGAATCATTAAACCACCCATTGAGTCATTAAAACACCCATCAAATCAACCATTAAACCACCCATTTTCCCACTCTATTAATCGAACCAATAAACCGCTCATTATTAATAAGCTATCCATTAGTATATCGCCCATTAAATACTTAAAACCACCCATCAAATGAGCCAATAAACACCCCATTGATACGATAAACCACCCATTAAACCATTCACTAAACTGAAGCAAAACCCATTAATTCCTCGcggtcttcccgttttctgttgacaaTTCTATTCGAAATTTAGCAAAGTCACCCCTGCAAGATTCGCTAATCCTGTCCATCTCTTTCTGGAAATTAAGTCATAATCTTTCTATCTAATCGCTTTGATAATTATAATCGAGgattaaaaatcttttttttaaatcctgtttcttgatttaaaaagaaaagaaaagaaaagaaagatagaaagaaagaaagaaagaaagaaaaaaaacggaagacagaacagaaagaaaatgggaagagggaaagaatggtggaagaaagaatgggaaaatatCCTTCTTTGTTTCGCCATTTTCCTATGTTTTTCCcaatcttttttccctctccctcccactctcccaatccctaatccctaatcctaATGACCCAACTGGCCATTCCAATTTACTCCCTATCCAACCCTCATCCTTAATGGACCCTACACGTCCCCATCCCCAacacccctctctatctatccatccacctctttctctatctatctatccatccccctcgtactctatctatccacccacctctttctctatctatctatccatccatatctctatctatccctcctctttactctccccctcttcctcactctctctctcgagacTGTCTAActctccctaccactcccccatccccaacacctctcctccacctcccacctttctctcgccTGTCCCTCAGTTTCgaccaccaaccctccccccacatcccccccacctccacccccaccactcctACCCCCTAATTTcgacttccacccccttccccccacctccacctccccccctaccactCCTATCCCCAATTtcgtacctccacctccacccccccttcccccacccccccacgcagATAAGCCTGACCGTTGCGGGTTCTCTTGAAGAATATTAACTCACATCAAAGCCCGCCTCATGTCAGGCTTCATAATTAAGGGTTTGAaggcttctcctccctccccccctcccttccccaaccctccttccccaacaccccttctTCAAGTGttcaagggagaaggaggggggggagcggatggaggagaggggttggggggcggttgggtgcgtgggggggtgggggagaaagtgtTGGGGAAGGCTGAAtgaaagggttggggaaggaaagcTGTTGGGGAGAAAGGGTTAGGAGAAAAAAGTTAAGGGTAGGGGAAAAGTTGGGGAAGGAAAATTGTTGGAGGAAAAACTGATAGGAAAAAAGACTAATAGTAGGGGGAAATTGTGGAGACAGTTATAGGTTGGGGAGAGTGTTGGGGAGGGCTAAGAATTGGGGAAAATGACCGAGGGAGCTAAGGTGGGGAAGGACCGGAGGAAGTAGAGACTAGGAAAATGGTAgaacaggaagggaaaggaggaagaggtagaaaagtGGGGAAGAGCTGGGGAAagtatgagaatgagaaaaaaaaagaagttagagaGCACTGAAGTTGGGGAAAATGGCGGAGACAGGATAGAGGGAACGATGGAGGATATTTCGAAAAAGGAACTAAGGGCTggggaataaaaaaggaactAAAGAGTAAGGAATAACTTTTGAAATGAGGAAGTTAGGATGAGAATAAAGCGAAAAGTATTGGGAAAGGGGATGCATGAGGGGAAGAcacggtagggggggaggggggagatgaggtgggGGGATGAACAACTTGGGGAATAATAGGATAGAATTGAGGATTCGATGCCCGGCTTCCTTATGCTCCCCACGTTCGCTTCCTTAAAGTTATTAtttctgaagagagagagagagagagagagagagagagagagagagagagagagagagagagagagagagagagagagagagagagagagagagagagagagagagaagagaaagaaaagaaaggagcggggagagagagaaaagaggagaaagagagagaaagagagagagaaagaaaagaaagagggaagagacaagaaagaaaaaatagaaagagagagagagagaaagaaagaaagaaagagagagagagaaataaagaaagagaaagaaagaaagagagaaagcgaaaaaaagaaagaaagaaagaaagagagaaaagaaagagagatgtgacCTCCGTACGATTTATAGATTATCGAACTGGTGGCATTCCGAATCTCTTGTTCCTTTGGCAATGCAGAGAGCTCCCTCTGTCTGGCTCGCTGGTTGGCTgtggcggggaaagggggagggaagggaagagggaaggggagagaggaagggggaggggaggggaagggagggagagggggagttgggagggaaggggaaggggaggggagagggggagtggggagggtggaggggaagggaaggtggaaggggagaaggggggaaggggagggggaagggagagggaaggaggagggaagggggaaggaagggggaaggggagggaaggggaaggggaagaggaggggaagggagggagaggaggaagggggaggggagtggggaggggaagggggagagggaggggggtggggaggggaaagggaaggggagaaagggagaggagggagagggaaatgggaaaggagggaaggaagggggtgatgagaggagagggttgggagggaagggagggaggaagaagacggggaaggggagaggaagagagggaggggaagagggagggaggggagaggaaggagagggggaatggggaggggagaggaagggagagggggaagggagaggggaaggggaagcggagagaggaaggaggagggtaagggggaagggaggggagaaatggagaggaaaaggaggaaggaaagggggaagggagaagtggggaagaaaaggataaaggggaaggagggaggataggggaaagggaaaggaggaggggaaaaggaaaggggagaggagtaaggaaagggagaagggagaaggggagaaagaaggggacgaagagacggagaggaagaggaaggaagagaggagaataagataagaatgacaagaacaaaaggagaaaataaggacAAGTGCAGGAGGGGAATAGTAGACGGTGAAAGGCTATTAATAGAACAcgagttatcactattatcattattaccattatcattgttaacgttttagtgttgttattatcatcatcatcatcatcaatattatcataattatcattacgattattatcatcattattatcatcgtcatactgtcatcattattatcattcttatcattattattactatcattatcattaccatcatcaaaattattattatcatcattattattatcatccccatcgtcattatcaccataatcatcatcaccatcaccatcatcaacatcatcatcatactatcatcattcctatcattattattactatcattatcattaccatcattataattttcattatcatcatcattattattatcatcatactatcatcatcattatcattgttatcattatcattatcatcatacgatcatcatcatcattgctattattatcattatcactaccatcattatcattttcattatcaccatcatcaccatcatcgagtTATCACCAGTTCCCTCAACAGCCCCGACCCGGTGGACCCCAAAGGGAGAACATGAATGGACGGCGATCAATGCAGCCAAATTCAGCCCACGGGAAGATTCACACGCCCCCAGCAACGGAACAGCGAGGGCGCGAGTTTCCAGGCCGCCTCCACGCCCGCGCCCTCTCGAGTCCGCAGTCACGCCCGCCCTCCGGAACTCACGGGACGCCCTTGGAACTTGAATGAGGGCGCTTTTGTGGTCTTTAAAAGGGCTTGCGAGGAGGGCGGCCTTTGGGGGAAATTCTTTTTCGGAGGATGACAGatgacggggggcgggggggggggaggggatgttgatGTGGACATAGGTACATGTACGCACGTactcatggacacacacacgaacactgactctctctctctctctctctcacacacacacacatgtataaatatacatatatgcatacatacatacatgtatatatattatatatatatataaaatatacatacatacatacatacatatatatatataaaatatacatacatacatacatacatacatatatatatatatatatatatatatatatatatatatatatatatatatatatacatatatataaccgcaTTGCCGGCTTCAAATTATGCAATTACTAACGATATCATAAAGCATCAGCGAGCAATTTCGCTTGATTGGCCACTGCGGCACTTCCCTGAAACCCTCTgtcgtctgcacacacacacgtacacgcaaacacacgcacatacgtgtaCACGCGCGCCTTCAAAAacctagatagatataaacacatctgCTGACGAATATATAAACCGAAACCACAGTCCTTACGCTGTTGTaaccacgcgcacacacgcacacatgaacagatgtatacacgcataaacataccTTCATACGCAGCCCaacatacctccctccccccccaacagacGCCCTAACatacatcccctcttcctccttcccttcctttatcctttcctctctcctacgcttaaccattttccctccttccctctctccaccaacaCACCTTAacattcaccccctcctcccctcccgtcttccttcactcccctttctccacgccctcgcccatcttccttccctccctctctccctccttccctccttccctccctccctccctctttcctctctccgtcctctatctcctccaccccctcgcccatcttccttccctccttctctccctccttccctccttccctccctccctccctctttcctctctccttcctctatctcctccacgccctcgcccatcttccttttccctccctccctccctcctctccttccctccacctgcctccctctctttccctccttccctccttctcctccctcgccctccctcccttccctccttccactccctccctccctccctccctcccactccctccctccctctcctccctccttcctctctccttccctccctccctccctctccctccctccttccctccttccctccctccctcctccttccctccttccctccctccctccctccctccctccctccctccctccctccctccctccctcccctccctccctccccccttcccaccttccctccttccctccctccctccttccctccctccctccctccttccctccttccctccctccttccctcccacatgcACAACCCGAGCCCACCAAATGCTGCAACGCATAAATCAGTCCTTGCAAGCCGGCCAACCGCTCCCCAGAGGCCGCGTGCGAGCAACAAGACCATGATTGCAGGCTGGGGATCGAGGAGAGGCTACGGCAAAGACTACGGCTACGGCTGGGGCTACGGCTCTGGGATGGGGCTAGGGCTGGGACTACGGCTGGGGCTACGGCTCTGGGTCTGGGATGGGGCTAGGGCTGGAGAAACGGCTGGGGCTACGGCTCTGGGATGGGGCTCTGGGATGGGGCTAGGGCTGGAGAAACGGCTGGGGCTACGGCTCTGGGATGGGGCTAGGGCTGGAGAAACGGCTGGGGCTACGGCTCTGGGATGGGGCTAGGGCTGGAGAAACGGCTGGGGCTACGGCTCTGGGATGGGGCTAGGGCTGGAGAAGCGGCTGGGGCTACGGCTGGGGCTACGGCTCTGGGATGGGGCGAGGGCTGGAGAAACGGCTGGGGCTACGGCTCTGGGATGGGGCGAGGGCTGGAGAAGCGGCTGGGGCTACGGCTCTGGGATGGGGCTGGGAGCCCTGGGCTTGGCTGGGAGCTACGGCTCTGGGATGGGGGGGCTAGGGCTGGGGAAACGGCTGGGAGGGCTACGGCTCTGGGATGGGGCTAGGGCTGGAGAAGCAGCTGGGAGCTACGGCAGGGGCGACGGCCctgggagggggcgagggctgGAGAAGGGGCTGGGGCTACGGCTCTGGGATGGGGCTAGGGCTGGAGAAGCGGCTGGGGCTACGGCTCTGGGATGGGGCTAGGGCTGGGGAAACGGCTGGGGCTACGGCTCTGGGATGGGGCTAGGGCTGGAGAAGCGGCTGGGGCTACAGCTCTGGGATGGGGCTCTGGGATGGGGCTAGGGCTGGAGAAACGGCTGGGGCTACGGCTCTGGGATGGGGCTAGGGCTGGAGAAACGGGTGGGGGTACGGCTCCCGGATGGGGCTAGGGCTGGAGAAACGGCTGGGGCTGCGGCTCTGGGATGGGGCGGGGGCTGGAGAAACGGCTGGGGCTACGGCTCTGGGATGGGGCTAGGGCTGGGGAGGAAACGGCTGCTGGGCTACGGCTCTGGGATAGGGCGAGGGCTGGAGAAACGGCTGGGGCTACGGCTCTGGGATGGGGCTAGGGCTGGAGAAACGGCTGGGGCTACGGCTCTGGGATGGGGCTAGGGCTGGAGAAACGGCTGGGGCTACGGCTCTGGGATGGGGCTAGGGCTGGAGAAACGGCTGGGGCTACGGCTCTGGGATGGGGCTAGGGCTGGAGAAGCGGCTGGGGCTACGGCTGGGGCTACGGCTCTGGGATGGGGCGAGGGCTGGAGAAACGGCTGGGGCTACGGCTCTGGGATGGGGCTAGGGCTGGAGAAACGGCTGGGGCTACGGCTCTGGGATGGGGCTAAGGCTGGAGAAGCGGTTGGGGCTACGGCTCTGGGATGGGGCTAGGGCTGGAGATACGGCTGGGGCTACGGCTCTGGGATGGGGCTAGGGCTGGAGAAACGGCTGGGGCTACGGCTACGATTATGTCTCGGAATATGGCTACGACTAAGACAAAATTTACAGCTTGGGCTAGGGCTACACTCTAACACAAAACTGTACGATCATGACTAGGCCTATAACTCCTAAGGCAACATTTATAACCACTGCTACAGCTAATAaatctgctactattactattgctactactactacttattactactgctattactactactattactactacttctgctattcTTACtaccactactcctcctcctcctcctcctcctcctcctactactactactactactactactactatcaccactgctactactattactactaccaccactactactactattactactgctacaactactactactattagtactaccaccaccattactactactactaccaccaccactactactactattgataccaccaccacaaccaccactactactactaccaccaccactactactactaccaccaccactaccactactattactactgccactAAGACTGTACCTTCAAACACCGTTCCATTCTCAGCTCATCAAccacgcacgcacaacacacacgaaGGTCCACTCAATAACGCGACGAACCAGTGCTTGCGGTGTTTGTGATTTAAAGCACTGGTGACCAATCGTCCATTTTCAAGCAGAAATAGATTGGAATATTAGTGATTGAGGCTTGATTGGCTGGATTAGGGAGCGATTAAGGATtgtgtattgatagataggaTGAAATATGAGGGGATGAAgttagagggggggaagagagagagagagagagaaggagagagagagagagagggagagagagagagagaaagagagagagagagagagagagagagagagagagagagagagagagagagagagagagagagagagagaaggagagagagagagagaggagacagaaacagagagagagagagaaaggagacagaaagagagattgagagagaggagacagaaagagagagagaggcagaaagagagagagagagagagagagagagagaggagacagagagagagggagagagagagagagagagagagagagagagagagcgagacagaaacagaaagagagagagagagagagagagagagagatagagatagatagagagaaaggaagagagagagagagaacggaagagagagagagagagaaacagaaacagaaacagaaacagaaagagagagagagagagagagagagagagaatcagaaggctagagaagagagacggaaagaaaattcCCCCAGACTACATCCCAAGGCCCGTCTTCTAATCCGAAATCCTTGAGAATGAGCCTAAATGCTTTCCAATTGCCAACTCTCGCCAAATGAAGTAATCTCggctctccacctccccctctctcccccctcttccctctcctccgtctcgcctttcctccctcctcctccctctcctccctctcgcctctcctccgcctcgtctctccccttctcctccgtctattccttctcccacccccacctctccctcatcttgcccctccctctccccctacctcctcctcgtccctctcttccttctcgtctctcctctcactccctcctcctccccctctcctccatcctgcctctcccccctccctcatcttgcctccccctctccccctacctcctcctcgccctccccttccttcgtctctcctctcctccctcctcctgccccctctcctccttcctccctctccccccctccctcatcttgcccccccccctccccctacctcctcctcgtcctccccttccccttcgtctctcctctcctcctcctcctccgccctctcctccttcctgcctctcccctccctctccctcgcctcccccccccccccctcccttctctcctgcaGCCCACACAGGAATATTTTGATGAGACTAAGCCGCTCGACTAACCAATTTGTTGCTTAAGTAGTTCTATACATCTCCCCTTTCgcttttcctcgtcctctctctctctctctctctctctttattttcctctctgtctgtctgtctgtctgtctctctctctctctctttattttcctctctgtctgtctgtctgtctgtctctctctctctctctcttctcgttttacCTAAGTACACATACGcagtaacacacatacataaacacatacaaacacatacgcactaaAATAGACAcactaaaacataaaaaacacatacactacaaaacagacagacagacagacacacaaacacacaaagtaaaagacacacacacacactaaaacacacacacacactaaaacaaacacaaacacacactaaaacaaacaaacacaaaaacacacacacacaaactaaaacaaacaaatacaaactaaaacaaacaaaaacacacaaaaacaaacaa encodes:
- the LOC138860989 gene encoding uncharacterized protein, with the protein product MGLGLEKRLGLRLGLRLWDGARAGETAGATALGWGEGWRSGWGYGSGMGLGALGLAGSYGSGMGGLGLGKRLGGLRLWDGARAGEAAGSYGRGDGPGRGRGLEKGLGLRLWDGARAGEAAGATALGWG